In Macadamia integrifolia cultivar HAES 741 chromosome 12, SCU_Mint_v3, whole genome shotgun sequence, the following are encoded in one genomic region:
- the LOC122057253 gene encoding E3 ubiquitin-protein ligase ATL31-like encodes MKNQLKKKQKQKQKQKQNQNQSQHRSILNLFGRNGFICIYLFMFLSLPYAAAQNSTQSPPMDPYGFSNSFSPSTAILIVIIMTAFFILAFFSIYVGQCCGPQTVGSIHLNRVGGGISRRRNQGLDLAVIDTFPTFAYSYVKDHKLGKGALECAVCLSEFEDEDTLRLLPSCDHVFHPDCIDAWLSKHTTCPVCRANLGPVFGEIPGTAVPVQDIGGDSNGEIPASETGDAENQQVSSNMVSEEPQVVAVAVAVAPEVINQAPMQNRPARSMKPRNMGRFPRSHSTGHSLVQPGEDVERFTLRLPEGVRKQIMNMRQLSRTRSMVAFPRVGSSRMGYRTTGEGSSRGWKSFWGKGYRTNGEGSSRGGSSRGRKSMWGMSYRTTGEGSSREGNSVRGAMGEKPEGWVFSMTRPFLMRGSSPPPPQMTAEGDSPASPPPPKPLRSPSRVCTKADGTVPSLTRPPV; translated from the coding sequence ATGAAGAaccaattgaagaagaagcagaagcagaagcagaagcagaagcagaatcagaatcagagtCAGCACCGTTCCATCCTTAACCTGTTTGGACGAAATGGGTTCATCTGCATCTACTTGTTCATGTTCCTATCGCTACCTTACGCCGCTGCACAGAACAGTACTCAGTCTCCACCTATGGATCCCTATGGCTTCAGCAACAGTTTCAGCCCTTCTACGGCTATCTTAATTGTCATCATCATGACCGCCTTCTTCATCTTGGCTTTCTTCTCCATCTACGTTGGCCAGTGCTGCGGGCCCCAAACCGTTGGAAGCATTCACCTGAATAGGGTAGGAGGAGGAATTTCACGAAGGAGAAATCAAGGTCTCGACCTTGCCGTGATCGATACTTTCCCAACCTTCGCTTACTCATATGTGAAAGATCACAAATTGGGTAAAGGAGCTCTGGAGTGTGCCGTATGCTTGAGCGAGTTTGAAGATGAAGATACGCTTCGATTGTTGCCCAGCTGTGACCATGTGTTCCATCCTGATTGCATTGATGCTTGGTTATCTAAGCACACAACTTGCCCAGTCTGCCGGGCTAACCTCGGCCCGGTATTTGGTGAAATACCTGGAACTGCGGTACCGGTACAGGACATAGGAGGGGATTCCAATGGGGAAATCCCGGCATCGGAAACAGGGGACGCAGAGAACCAGCAAGTTTCCAGTAATATGGTAAGCGAAGAACCACAGGtggtggcagtggcagtggcagtggcacCGGAGGTAATTAATCAAGCCCCGATGCAGAACCGGCCGGCGAGATCGATGAAGCCGAGAAACATGGGGAGATTTCCACGGTCACATTCGACCGGGCACTCGCTGGTTCAACCGGGAGAAGACGTCGAGCGGTTCACCCTCCGGCTGCCGGAGGGCGTGAGGAAGCAAATCATGAACATGAGGCAACTGAGTCGGACAAGGAGCATGGTAGCGTTTCCAAGAGTAGGGAGTTCGAGGATGGGTTATCGGACGACCGGTGAAGGAAGTAGCAGAGGATGGAAATCGTTCTGGGGAAAGGGTTACCGGACGAACGGTGAAGGTAGTAGTAGAGGAGGCAGTAGCAGAGGAAGGAAATCGATGTGGGGGATGAGTTACCGGACGACTGGTGAAGGCAGTAGCAGAGAAGGGAATTCGGTGAGGGGGGCGATGGGGGAGAAACCGGAAGGTTGGGTCTTTTCGATGACAAGGCCTTTCTTGATGAGAGGCTCCAGTCCTCCGCCACCGCAGATGACGGCGGAAGGGGATTCTCCggcctctcctcctcctcctaaaCCCTTGAGGTCGCCGTCGCGAGTGTGCACGAAAGCTGATGGAACTGTGCCCTCCTTGACTCGCCCTCCAGTTTGA